A stretch of the Hyalangium minutum genome encodes the following:
- a CDS encoding DUF2795 domain-containing protein has product MTRARSTEGDGGLGARAKPAPSLASSLRQALQGAVFPLSREHLVLVARENAAPAELLTLMSGLPSGEFRSLEAVEFSLEGAVQHRARALHESGSNER; this is encoded by the coding sequence ATGACACGGGCCCGGTCCACCGAAGGCGATGGTGGGTTGGGGGCACGTGCGAAGCCGGCCCCTTCGCTCGCATCCTCGCTGCGGCAGGCGCTCCAGGGCGCGGTGTTCCCGCTCTCGCGGGAGCATCTGGTTCTGGTGGCCCGAGAGAACGCCGCTCCCGCCGAGCTCCTCACGCTGATGTCGGGGCTGCCCAGTGGCGAGTTCCGCTCTCTCGAGGCTGTGGAGTTCTCGCTCGAGGGCGCCGTGCAGCACAGGGCCCGTGCGCTGCACGAGTCCGGTAGCAACGAGCGCTGA
- a CDS encoding pyruvate dehydrogenase complex E1 component subunit beta has translation MPELMYREALNQALAEEMERDANVFLIGEEVGRYNGAFKVSQGLLDRFGSARIIDAPISELGFAGLGVGAAMVGLRPIVEMMTWNFAILAMDQIVNNAAKLRHMSGGQLRCPIVFRGPGGAGGRLSSQHSQALEANYAHFPGLKVIAPATPADAKGMLKSAIRDDNPVIMFEGERLYAIKGEVPEGEHVVPIGKADVKREGKDVSIITWSRMYYFAEQAAQQLEQEGISAEILDLRTLRPLDEEAILATVRKTNRAVIVEEGWSLAGVGASVVDIIQSKAFDELDAPVQRVTGLDVNMSYATNLENATQPDAAKIIAAVKKVLYREGA, from the coding sequence ATGCCCGAGTTGATGTACCGCGAGGCGCTGAACCAGGCGCTCGCCGAGGAGATGGAGCGCGACGCCAACGTCTTCCTCATTGGTGAGGAAGTGGGCCGCTACAACGGCGCGTTCAAGGTGTCCCAGGGGCTGCTGGATCGGTTTGGAAGCGCGCGCATCATCGACGCGCCCATCTCCGAGCTGGGCTTTGCCGGCCTGGGCGTGGGCGCGGCCATGGTGGGCCTGCGTCCCATCGTGGAGATGATGACGTGGAACTTCGCCATCCTGGCGATGGACCAGATCGTCAACAACGCGGCCAAGCTGCGGCACATGTCCGGAGGCCAGCTGCGCTGCCCGATCGTGTTCCGCGGCCCGGGTGGCGCGGGCGGCCGGCTCTCCAGCCAGCACAGCCAGGCACTCGAAGCCAACTACGCCCACTTCCCGGGCCTCAAGGTGATTGCCCCGGCCACGCCCGCGGACGCCAAGGGCATGCTCAAGTCGGCCATCCGCGATGACAACCCCGTCATCATGTTCGAGGGCGAGCGCCTCTACGCCATCAAGGGCGAGGTGCCCGAGGGCGAGCACGTCGTCCCCATCGGCAAGGCGGACGTGAAGCGCGAGGGCAAGGACGTCTCCATCATCACCTGGAGCCGCATGTACTACTTCGCCGAGCAGGCCGCGCAGCAGCTGGAGCAGGAGGGCATCTCCGCGGAGATCCTCGACCTGCGCACGCTGCGGCCGCTCGACGAGGAGGCCATCCTGGCCACGGTGCGCAAGACGAACCGCGCCGTCATCGTGGAGGAGGGTTGGTCGCTGGCGGGCGTGGGCGCCTCGGTGGTGGACATCATCCAGTCCAAGGCGTTTGACGAGCTGGACGCGCCGGTGCAGCGCGTGACGGGACTGGACGTGAACATGTCCTACGCCACGAACCTGGAGAACGCGACCCAGCCGGACGCCGCGAAGATCATCGCCGCGGTGAAGAAGGTCCTCTACCGAGAGGGAGCCTGA
- the pdhA gene encoding pyruvate dehydrogenase (acetyl-transferring) E1 component subunit alpha: MASKYSKDLLLTMHRKMYLIRRFEERTDQAYKQQKIAGFCHLYIGQEAVAVGTNEALRPDDYMLSGYRDHGQPLARGSDAGMVMAELFGRGTGYSKGKGGSMHIFDIEHHFYGGYGIVGGQIPLAAGMAFASRYRNEDRVTVCFFGDAAANQGAFHETFNMAVKWKLPVIYICENNRYGMGTAIGRVSAEPEIYKRASAYKMRGEAVDGMDCLKMYEAVKDAVEYCRAGKGPVLMEANTYRFRGHSVVDPAVYRSKDEVEHERKNDPIPKLKEYAIKNKLATEAEFDAIDEEIKAQVDAAVKFADESPEPSLEELWRDTIVEPGEEDVRPRERVLGTKVKWPSYPSGQELKVTWDLEPRQQAEREDKKAGLAR; encoded by the coding sequence GTGGCCAGCAAGTACTCGAAAGACCTGCTGTTGACGATGCACCGGAAGATGTACCTCATCCGCCGCTTCGAGGAGCGCACGGACCAGGCCTACAAGCAGCAGAAGATCGCCGGGTTCTGCCACCTCTACATCGGCCAGGAGGCCGTCGCGGTAGGCACCAATGAGGCGCTTCGTCCGGACGACTACATGCTCTCGGGCTACCGTGACCACGGTCAGCCGCTGGCCCGTGGCTCGGATGCGGGCATGGTGATGGCGGAGCTGTTCGGCCGCGGCACCGGCTACAGCAAGGGCAAGGGCGGCTCGATGCACATCTTCGACATCGAGCACCATTTCTACGGGGGCTACGGCATCGTCGGCGGGCAGATTCCGCTGGCCGCCGGCATGGCGTTCGCCAGCCGCTACCGCAACGAGGATCGCGTCACGGTGTGCTTCTTCGGCGACGCGGCGGCCAACCAGGGCGCCTTCCACGAGACGTTCAACATGGCGGTCAAGTGGAAGCTGCCGGTCATCTACATCTGCGAGAACAACCGCTACGGCATGGGCACGGCGATTGGCCGCGTGTCGGCGGAGCCGGAGATCTACAAGCGCGCGTCGGCCTACAAGATGCGCGGCGAGGCCGTGGACGGCATGGACTGCCTGAAGATGTACGAGGCGGTGAAGGACGCCGTCGAGTACTGCCGCGCGGGCAAGGGTCCCGTGCTGATGGAGGCGAACACGTACCGCTTCCGCGGCCACTCCGTGGTGGACCCCGCCGTTTACCGCTCCAAGGACGAGGTGGAGCACGAGCGCAAGAACGATCCGATTCCGAAGCTCAAGGAGTACGCGATCAAGAACAAGCTCGCCACGGAGGCGGAGTTCGACGCCATCGACGAGGAGATCAAGGCCCAGGTGGACGCGGCGGTGAAGTTCGCCGACGAGTCGCCCGAGCCCAGCCTCGAGGAGCTGTGGCGCGACACCATCGTGGAGCCGGGCGAGGAGGACGTGCGCCCGCGCGAGCGCGTGCTCGGGACGAAGGTGAAGTGGCCTTCGTACCCCTCGGGGCAGGAGCTGAAGGTGACGTGGGATCTGGAGCCTCGCCAGCAGGCCGAGCGCGAGGACAAGAAGGCCGGGCTGGCGCGCTAG
- a CDS encoding SDR family NAD(P)-dependent oxidoreductase has protein sequence MDKVIVITGASSGIGAELARQAGEKGAKLVLAARRQPELEAVAARSGKEAIAVVTDATQRADMERLRDAALQRFGRIDVWVNNAGRGITRPVSELTDEDLDVMMRDNVKSALYGMQVVLPHFKARNAGQILNVSSGLARLPLAPFRSAYSAAKHALNGLTACLRLELKQSHPGIMVSVVMPGVVATEFGSNALGGGPDSRTLPGAQSVEDATKVILDVIENPQPEAYTQPQMKADVERYYHDVAAFEAELSARFRR, from the coding sequence ATGGACAAGGTCATCGTCATCACGGGAGCGAGCTCGGGCATTGGTGCGGAGTTGGCGCGTCAGGCGGGAGAGAAGGGGGCGAAGCTGGTGCTGGCGGCGCGCCGTCAGCCGGAGCTGGAGGCGGTTGCGGCCCGCTCGGGGAAGGAGGCGATCGCCGTCGTCACCGATGCCACCCAGCGTGCGGACATGGAACGGCTGCGGGACGCCGCGCTGCAGCGCTTCGGCCGCATCGACGTCTGGGTGAACAACGCTGGGCGAGGCATCACCCGTCCGGTGTCGGAGCTCACGGACGAGGACCTCGACGTCATGATGCGGGACAACGTGAAGAGCGCGCTCTACGGCATGCAGGTGGTGCTGCCGCACTTCAAGGCGCGCAACGCGGGGCAGATCCTGAACGTGTCGAGCGGGTTGGCGCGGCTACCGCTGGCGCCCTTCCGCTCGGCGTACAGCGCGGCCAAGCACGCGCTCAACGGGCTCACCGCGTGTCTGCGCTTGGAGCTGAAGCAGTCGCACCCGGGCATCATGGTGAGCGTGGTGATGCCGGGAGTGGTGGCCACGGAGTTCGGCAGCAACGCGCTGGGAGGCGGCCCTGACTCCCGCACGCTGCCCGGGGCGCAGAGCGTCGAGGACGCCACGAAGGTCATCCTCGACGTCATCGAGAACCCGCAGCCCGAAGCCTACACGCAGCCTCAGATGAAGGCGGACGTCGAGCGCTACTACCACGATGTCGCGGCCTTCGAGGCGGAGCTCAGCGCTCGCTTCCGGCGCTGA
- a CDS encoding pyruvate dehydrogenase complex dihydrolipoamide acetyltransferase: MAKPIEMPSLSPTMTEGKIVKWLKKVGDKVSSGEAVAEVETDKSNLEIEAYDDGVLLQIAVAEGQMAKVGAPIAYLGAKGEKVEAGAASAPAPAAPKAPAAAPAPAPAPAAPAASAPAAGGEGIPVPMPSLSPTMTEGKIIKWLKKVGDKVSSGEAIAEVETDKSNLEIESYEDGTLAKIVVGENQMAKVGAPIAFIAGKGGKAAASAPQASAPAPAAAPAPAAPKAEAPKAAAPAAAPAASKGGRVRASPLAKRMAKDRGIDLAALQGSGPLGRVVKRDIEQALAQGVPAKQAPAAAPAKAARAAPGVRPEPQVVPISSMRKVIAQRMNEVKPGVPHFYLTVDVEMDAAMKIREEAKALESKVSVNDIIVKAAAIALKRYPKINVSLQGDKILQYATADVGIAVALEEGLITPIIRDADQKGLSAISAESRELAERARKRALKPDEYTGGSLTVSNLGMYGIDQFVAVINPPQASILAVGAVADKPVVRDGQILVRKILTVTLSCDHRVIDGAIGAEYLREFKTLLEHPMRLLF; encoded by the coding sequence ATGGCCAAGCCCATCGAGATGCCGTCGCTCTCCCCGACCATGACGGAGGGGAAGATCGTCAAGTGGCTCAAGAAGGTGGGGGACAAAGTCTCCTCCGGTGAGGCAGTCGCCGAGGTGGAGACCGACAAGTCCAACCTCGAGATCGAAGCCTACGACGACGGCGTTCTGCTCCAGATTGCCGTGGCCGAAGGCCAGATGGCCAAGGTCGGTGCCCCCATCGCCTACCTGGGCGCCAAGGGCGAGAAGGTCGAGGCCGGTGCGGCCTCCGCGCCTGCTCCCGCCGCTCCGAAGGCTCCGGCCGCCGCGCCCGCTCCGGCTCCGGCTCCGGCAGCCCCGGCTGCTTCTGCTCCGGCCGCGGGCGGTGAGGGGATCCCGGTCCCCATGCCATCGCTCTCCCCGACGATGACCGAGGGGAAGATCATCAAGTGGCTCAAGAAGGTGGGCGACAAGGTGTCGTCCGGTGAGGCCATCGCCGAGGTGGAGACCGACAAGTCCAACCTCGAGATCGAGTCCTACGAGGACGGCACGCTCGCGAAGATCGTCGTGGGCGAGAACCAGATGGCGAAGGTGGGCGCTCCCATCGCGTTCATCGCGGGCAAGGGCGGCAAGGCGGCGGCTTCCGCGCCTCAGGCCTCCGCACCCGCGCCTGCGGCGGCTCCTGCTCCTGCGGCTCCCAAGGCCGAGGCGCCCAAGGCTGCCGCGCCCGCAGCGGCTCCTGCGGCTTCGAAGGGTGGCCGTGTCCGGGCCAGCCCGCTCGCGAAGCGGATGGCGAAGGACCGGGGCATCGACCTGGCTGCGCTGCAGGGCTCGGGTCCGCTCGGCCGCGTCGTGAAGCGTGACATCGAGCAGGCGCTGGCTCAGGGCGTGCCCGCGAAGCAGGCTCCGGCGGCGGCTCCGGCCAAGGCGGCGCGTGCGGCTCCGGGCGTCCGGCCCGAGCCGCAGGTGGTGCCGATCTCGTCGATGCGCAAGGTGATCGCCCAGCGCATGAACGAGGTGAAGCCCGGCGTGCCCCACTTCTACCTGACGGTGGACGTGGAGATGGACGCGGCGATGAAGATCCGCGAGGAGGCCAAGGCACTGGAGTCCAAGGTCTCCGTCAACGACATCATCGTGAAGGCGGCGGCCATCGCGCTGAAGCGCTACCCGAAGATCAACGTGTCTCTGCAGGGCGACAAGATCCTGCAGTACGCCACGGCGGACGTGGGTATCGCGGTGGCGCTGGAGGAGGGGCTCATCACGCCCATCATCCGGGATGCGGACCAGAAGGGCCTCTCGGCGATCTCCGCCGAGTCCCGCGAGCTGGCCGAGCGCGCCCGCAAGCGGGCCCTCAAGCCGGACGAGTACACCGGTGGCTCGCTCACGGTGAGCAACCTGGGCATGTACGGCATCGACCAGTTCGTGGCCGTCATCAACCCGCCGCAGGCTTCCATCCTCGCGGTGGGCGCGGTGGCGGACAAGCCGGTGGTGCGTGACGGGCAGATCCTCGTGCGGAAGATCCTCACGGTGACGCTCTCGTGCGATCACCGCGTGATCGACGGCGCCATCGGCGCGGAGTACCTGCGCGAGTTCAAGACGCTGCTCGAGCACCCGATGCGCCTGTTGTTCTAG
- a CDS encoding DHA2 family efflux MFS transporter permease subunit: MEALSSSSPYALARPSARPALVLLILCSSVFMAALDMFIVNIALDDIGRDVGQASLSDLSWVLNGYTIFYGALLVPAGRLVDRYGRKAGFLVGLGLFTLASLGCALSNNLTWLVVFRCLQAAGAAVLTPASMGLVLTAMPPEQRARSIRIWASSSSLAGAAGPAIGGLLIDSSWRWIFVINLPIGVAAAIAAFRFLPNPRPESSSRLPDLLGGAILIVATGALALGLVKAPDWGWTSIPTLLSCAVVAVGSVAFLVRSARHPSPVLDLSLLRHRVFAWSNVSAFLLSVAFGAELLSVILFLEQRWHWSALETGLAIAPGPCMVPIFAAVSSRLSKRFRPGSIAALGTLMLAAGPLLLLSSANASSTFAVSVLPGWLVIGVGMGLALPTIFASATVELPRDQTSTGSAVVNMARQMGFVIGTSAFVVILGSGAAPLDPDHTFRNVWWFSAATGLVATLAALGINRPTPTTPSASSSAS, encoded by the coding sequence ATGGAAGCCCTCTCCTCCTCCTCGCCGTACGCGCTGGCCCGCCCCAGCGCCCGCCCAGCCCTCGTCCTGCTGATCCTCTGCTCGTCGGTGTTCATGGCCGCGCTGGACATGTTCATCGTCAACATCGCGCTCGATGACATCGGCCGCGACGTCGGCCAGGCGTCGCTGTCGGACCTGAGCTGGGTCCTCAATGGCTACACCATCTTCTATGGCGCACTGCTCGTGCCCGCAGGCCGGCTCGTCGACCGCTACGGCCGCAAAGCAGGCTTCCTCGTGGGGCTCGGGCTGTTCACCCTCGCCAGCCTTGGCTGCGCGCTCAGCAACAATCTGACGTGGCTCGTCGTGTTCCGGTGCCTTCAGGCCGCCGGGGCCGCCGTGTTGACTCCCGCGAGCATGGGGCTCGTGTTGACGGCCATGCCCCCCGAGCAGCGGGCCCGCTCCATCCGCATTTGGGCCTCGAGCTCGTCCCTTGCGGGCGCGGCAGGACCCGCCATCGGCGGACTCCTCATCGATTCCTCCTGGCGATGGATCTTCGTCATCAACCTTCCCATCGGCGTGGCTGCGGCCATCGCCGCGTTCCGGTTCCTTCCGAATCCTCGGCCGGAGTCCTCGTCGCGGCTCCCCGATCTCCTCGGCGGCGCCATCCTGATCGTGGCGACCGGCGCGCTGGCGCTCGGGCTCGTCAAGGCCCCCGACTGGGGCTGGACCTCGATCCCTACCCTGCTCTCCTGCGCCGTGGTGGCAGTGGGCTCCGTGGCGTTCCTCGTCCGATCGGCGCGCCACCCCTCTCCAGTGCTCGACCTCTCGCTGCTCCGGCACCGCGTCTTCGCCTGGTCGAACGTCTCCGCGTTCCTCTTGTCCGTCGCCTTCGGCGCCGAGCTCCTCTCGGTCATCCTGTTCCTGGAGCAGCGCTGGCACTGGTCCGCCCTGGAGACGGGACTGGCGATTGCCCCCGGCCCCTGCATGGTGCCGATCTTCGCCGCCGTCAGCTCGAGGCTGAGCAAGCGCTTCCGCCCTGGGAGCATCGCCGCGCTCGGAACCCTGATGCTGGCCGCAGGTCCGCTCCTGCTGCTCTCCAGCGCCAACGCCTCCTCGACCTTCGCCGTCTCCGTGCTCCCAGGATGGCTCGTCATCGGCGTCGGCATGGGACTGGCGCTCCCGACGATCTTCGCGTCGGCCACCGTCGAGTTGCCCCGGGATCAGACCTCGACGGGAAGCGCCGTCGTCAACATGGCGCGACAGATGGGCTTCGTCATCGGAACGAGCGCTTTCGTGGTCATCCTCGGCAGCGGCGCGGCGCCCCTGGATCCGGACCACACCTTCAGGAACGTGTGGTGGTTCTCGGCGGCCACGGGGCTCGTTGCCACTCTGGCCGCACTTGGCATCAACCGTCCCACGCCCACGACACCCAGCGCCTCGTCGAGCGCCTCATAG
- a CDS encoding acyl-CoA thioesterase encodes MPFSIRLPVTAQDLDELQHVSNVVYVRWIQDVAVAHSEAVGLSLEVYRQLGAVFVVRRHEVDYLRPALAGDEVEVETRVVAKSPVTATRQTFIRRVADGQVLVQAQTQWAYVSTSTGRPVRIPPEVTQRFTIEPV; translated from the coding sequence TTGCCGTTCTCCATCCGCCTGCCGGTGACCGCGCAGGATCTCGATGAGCTCCAGCACGTGAGCAACGTGGTCTACGTCCGGTGGATCCAGGACGTGGCCGTGGCTCACTCCGAGGCGGTGGGGTTGAGCTTGGAGGTCTACCGGCAGCTGGGCGCCGTCTTCGTGGTGCGCCGGCATGAGGTGGACTACCTGCGCCCGGCGCTCGCGGGAGACGAGGTGGAGGTGGAGACGCGCGTGGTGGCGAAGAGCCCCGTGACGGCGACGCGGCAGACCTTCATCCGGCGGGTGGCGGACGGGCAGGTGCTGGTCCAGGCCCAGACACAGTGGGCCTACGTGTCCACGTCCACCGGGAGGCCCGTGCGCATTCCGCCCGAAGTGACTCAGCGCTTCACGATCGAGCCCGTGTGA
- a CDS encoding TetR/AcrR family transcriptional regulator yields MKVSREQAEANRARIIEVAGELFREKGFDGIGVADLMKAAGLTHGGFYGHFKSKDDLAAQACEQAMAGTLKKWNKYVAESSDEPLALLVSQYLSTRHRDNPSKGCLFASLGGETVRQSSTVRRTVTAGLRSMIDLLTGLVPGRSKAARREKAIATMSGMVGALVLARAVDDNALSEEILRAAVATFGQKQTARAEEEAGAS; encoded by the coding sequence ATGAAGGTGTCGAGAGAGCAGGCGGAGGCGAACCGCGCCCGCATCATCGAAGTGGCCGGAGAACTCTTCCGCGAGAAGGGGTTCGACGGCATCGGGGTGGCCGATCTGATGAAGGCGGCCGGCCTGACGCACGGAGGCTTCTACGGTCACTTCAAGTCAAAGGATGACCTCGCCGCGCAGGCCTGCGAGCAAGCGATGGCCGGGACCCTCAAGAAATGGAACAAGTACGTCGCCGAGTCTTCGGATGAGCCGCTGGCCTTGTTGGTCTCCCAGTACCTGTCGACGCGGCACCGCGACAACCCGAGCAAGGGCTGCCTCTTCGCGAGCCTTGGGGGGGAGACGGTTCGTCAAAGCTCCACGGTGCGCCGCACGGTCACGGCCGGGCTTCGCTCCATGATCGATCTGCTGACCGGCCTCGTTCCAGGACGGTCCAAGGCAGCGCGGCGCGAGAAGGCCATCGCCACCATGTCTGGGATGGTGGGAGCGCTGGTTCTCGCCCGCGCGGTGGACGACAACGCCTTGTCCGAGGAAATCCTGCGAGCAGCTGTCGCCACATTCGGTCAGAAGCAGACAGCGCGCGCGGAGGAAGAGGCAGGTGCCAGCTGA
- a CDS encoding PKD domain-containing protein, whose translation MSLWNSNRRAVSLAVTVLALGVLAACGGSGNPVTPDPNASAEIKAMLPQELAVSDVARVHVEARGPGIPTPVGMDLSLQGSTWQGTLLAIPAGLDRIFEAKAYDAAGLLLYAGQAGPITIASGSTVSVAILLQQVNPPPPYQNVPPTIDSVVVSANQVSPGGTITLTATAHDENAGDTITFAWTATAGSFSNPSASATSWVAPAAEGPQVLTLEVTDSKGTSARLSVNVSVQRPGASGDANVTVGFNTWPRVNQMRATPSILTLNVPVQLSVVASEPDGDALSYTWSANCPGRFEDSLVATPRFTLLSQPPPGPVFCTLTVTVSDGRGGQTTGSLSLLAGTPSQANVAPQIDSTFKSSEQAGGGEVVTMGLTAHDPESTPLTFSWTASQGSILATRGTSTASEVDWRAPACLNGPITVTAAIADAWGAVTHQQFSIAPRAGSSCGALTVSGMRNSYRVRPDGSTLTVPVNLSGVTLGAWVPSTDGASYTWRPGSGDASGTFIIPNVDRTPYLLRFGGSYLWAHSRMLDLSRADLGRHDTVIEPETTQLQMQVSGLNPWQGGDDFQLSSASTGLGYFSATSCSTPFFPEDLDGETSFNFTIDYLYSMQNCGTPAARIDASRGDVLYATQLVSRTDAATGMTFQEVQRSFQTNSLTGPNPSTLLLSGTLAPLPLVSRVVDYRAASFEALALAGHPSATAGTTTLNLGILPGYDQFGSYAGWPDLVLATFGAGLGDVAPTFTYGNPYPANWSQFITAQTTSRVRYSVPLEGGGSSTPRIYSAYTYAQQPVGNGPIIPLVGPPRDLRLNGALAWDVLTGVGETPLMSWTAPSLGTPTSYSVRVYELYATSTGSTSRVTVTNLATDQTQLRMPPGVLVPGKHYHLQVSALFEQGTDPGRPYMLRPVYHTAMAVTGRFQP comes from the coding sequence GTGTCACTTTGGAACTCGAACCGGCGGGCTGTCTCGCTCGCCGTCACAGTGTTGGCCTTGGGAGTGCTCGCGGCCTGTGGTGGCAGCGGAAACCCCGTCACCCCGGACCCGAACGCCAGTGCCGAGATCAAGGCCATGCTCCCGCAGGAGCTGGCGGTCTCGGATGTGGCCCGCGTCCACGTGGAAGCCCGTGGGCCTGGCATCCCCACGCCCGTTGGAATGGATCTGTCCCTGCAGGGCAGCACCTGGCAGGGCACCCTTCTCGCAATCCCCGCGGGGTTGGACCGCATCTTCGAGGCCAAGGCCTACGACGCGGCCGGGCTGTTGCTCTACGCCGGGCAAGCGGGGCCGATCACGATCGCCTCGGGCAGCACGGTGAGCGTGGCCATCCTGCTCCAGCAGGTCAACCCGCCGCCTCCGTACCAGAACGTGCCGCCGACGATCGACTCGGTGGTGGTCTCCGCCAACCAGGTGTCGCCCGGTGGCACCATCACGCTGACGGCCACCGCGCATGACGAGAACGCGGGGGACACGATCACCTTCGCGTGGACGGCGACTGCGGGCTCCTTCAGCAATCCGTCTGCTTCCGCGACGAGCTGGGTGGCTCCGGCGGCCGAGGGCCCGCAGGTGCTGACCCTGGAGGTGACGGACTCGAAGGGGACGAGCGCCCGGCTGAGCGTCAACGTCAGCGTCCAGCGCCCCGGCGCGAGCGGCGATGCCAATGTGACGGTGGGCTTCAACACCTGGCCGAGGGTGAACCAGATGCGGGCGACGCCGTCCATCCTCACGCTCAACGTCCCCGTGCAGCTCTCCGTCGTCGCCTCCGAGCCGGACGGCGACGCCCTGAGCTACACGTGGAGCGCGAACTGCCCGGGTCGCTTCGAGGACAGCCTCGTGGCCACGCCCCGGTTCACCTTGTTGTCGCAGCCTCCCCCCGGTCCTGTTTTTTGCACGCTCACCGTCACCGTCTCGGATGGCCGGGGAGGCCAGACCACGGGCTCCTTATCGCTGCTGGCTGGGACCCCGTCGCAGGCCAACGTGGCGCCTCAGATCGACAGCACCTTCAAGAGCTCCGAGCAGGCGGGCGGTGGCGAGGTGGTGACGATGGGCCTCACCGCGCATGATCCCGAGTCCACGCCGCTGACCTTCTCCTGGACCGCGAGCCAGGGCTCCATCCTGGCCACCCGGGGTACCAGCACCGCGAGCGAGGTGGATTGGAGGGCGCCCGCGTGCCTCAATGGGCCGATCACCGTGACGGCGGCCATCGCGGATGCCTGGGGCGCCGTGACGCACCAGCAGTTCTCCATCGCCCCGCGCGCGGGCTCTTCGTGCGGCGCCCTGACGGTGTCAGGTATGCGCAACTCCTACCGCGTCCGGCCAGATGGCAGCACCCTCACGGTTCCGGTGAATCTGTCGGGTGTGACGCTGGGCGCGTGGGTGCCGAGCACGGATGGCGCGAGCTACACCTGGCGGCCGGGGAGCGGTGACGCCAGCGGCACGTTCATCATCCCCAACGTCGATCGCACGCCCTACCTGCTCCGGTTCGGGGGCTCGTACCTGTGGGCCCACAGCCGGATGCTCGATCTGAGCCGGGCCGACTTGGGCCGCCATGACACGGTGATCGAGCCGGAGACGACCCAGCTCCAGATGCAGGTTTCCGGGCTGAATCCCTGGCAGGGCGGCGATGACTTCCAGCTCAGCTCGGCGAGCACGGGCCTTGGCTACTTCTCGGCGACGAGCTGCTCCACTCCGTTCTTCCCGGAGGACCTCGACGGCGAGACCTCCTTCAACTTCACCATTGACTACCTGTACTCGATGCAGAACTGCGGGACTCCTGCGGCCCGGATCGACGCGTCTCGCGGGGACGTGCTGTATGCCACCCAGCTGGTGAGCCGCACGGATGCGGCCACGGGGATGACCTTCCAGGAGGTTCAGCGGAGCTTCCAGACGAACTCGCTGACGGGCCCGAATCCGAGCACGCTGCTGCTCAGCGGCACGCTGGCGCCGCTGCCGCTCGTGAGCCGGGTGGTGGACTACCGCGCCGCCTCGTTCGAGGCCCTGGCTCTGGCGGGGCACCCCTCCGCGACTGCGGGGACCACCACTCTGAACCTTGGGATCTTGCCGGGCTACGACCAGTTTGGCTCCTACGCGGGCTGGCCGGACCTGGTGCTGGCGACTTTCGGCGCGGGCCTGGGAGACGTTGCCCCCACGTTCACGTATGGCAATCCCTATCCTGCCAACTGGTCCCAGTTCATCACGGCCCAGACCACCTCGCGGGTCCGTTACTCGGTGCCGCTGGAGGGCGGAGGCTCGTCCACGCCGCGCATCTACTCGGCGTATACGTACGCCCAGCAGCCCGTGGGGAACGGTCCGATCATCCCGCTGGTGGGGCCGCCTCGGGATCTGCGGCTCAATGGCGCGCTGGCTTGGGACGTCCTCACGGGTGTGGGCGAGACGCCGCTGATGAGCTGGACGGCTCCGAGCCTGGGAACTCCGACCTCGTACTCGGTGCGCGTGTATGAGCTCTACGCCACGAGCACGGGGAGTACCTCTCGGGTGACGGTGACGAACCTCGCGACGGACCAGACCCAGCTCCGGATGCCGCCCGGCGTGCTGGTGCCAGGCAAGCACTACCACCTCCAGGTGTCGGCGCTCTTCGAGCAGGGGACGGATCCGGGCAGGCCGTACATGCTCCGCCCGGTGTACCACACGGCGATGGCGGTGACGGGCCGCTTCCAGCCCTGA